One genomic segment of Mesoterricola silvestris includes these proteins:
- a CDS encoding DUF5131 family protein, with the protein MADQRNGGIVWTDATWNLIRGCSRVSEGCRNCYAERMAARFCSQPGMPYHGLVESSTGRWTGHVRLVPEQLETPLTWRRPRRVFVNSMSDLFHEDLPFDRIDQVFGIMAACPQHTFQILTKRPERMRDYLAQDRREEWAYAGSYGNDLLFDQIDLGPRALPNVWVGVSVENQETADKRIPFLLETLAAVRWLSCEPLLGPVDLSREILSDRCGGSYPFPFLPEDCRTHRIDQLDWVVVGGESGPGARPMHPDWARGLRDQCSAAGVPFLFKQWGEWAPAMGDLWWHPLEGGPQFRTRAGSMGTHAFGDGYGAVRIGKKAAGRSLDGQVHDGYPVVTP; encoded by the coding sequence ATGGCTGACCAGCGAAACGGCGGAATCGTCTGGACCGACGCAACCTGGAACCTCATCCGGGGATGCTCCAGGGTCTCCGAAGGGTGCAGGAACTGCTACGCCGAACGGATGGCGGCCCGGTTCTGCTCCCAGCCGGGCATGCCCTACCACGGCCTGGTGGAAAGCTCCACTGGGCGCTGGACTGGCCACGTCCGCCTGGTGCCCGAGCAGCTGGAGACCCCCCTCACCTGGCGCCGGCCCCGGCGGGTCTTCGTGAACTCCATGAGCGACCTCTTCCACGAGGATCTCCCATTCGACCGGATCGACCAGGTCTTTGGGATCATGGCCGCCTGCCCCCAGCACACGTTCCAGATCCTGACCAAGCGCCCGGAGCGGATGCGGGACTACCTCGCGCAGGACCGCCGGGAGGAATGGGCCTACGCCGGGTCCTATGGGAATGACCTCCTTTTCGACCAGATCGACCTGGGGCCCCGGGCCCTGCCCAACGTCTGGGTGGGGGTGAGCGTGGAGAACCAGGAAACCGCCGACAAGCGGATTCCCTTCCTCCTCGAGACACTGGCCGCGGTGCGCTGGCTTTCCTGCGAACCCCTCCTGGGCCCAGTGGACCTGTCCCGCGAGATCCTCTCCGACCGGTGCGGGGGGAGTTATCCCTTCCCCTTCCTGCCCGAGGACTGCCGAACCCACCGGATTGACCAGCTGGATTGGGTGGTCGTGGGCGGAGAGTCCGGCCCCGGAGCCCGTCCGATGCACCCCGACTGGGCCCGGGGCCTGCGTGACCAGTGCTCCGCCGCCGGCGTCCCTTTCCTGTTCAAGCAGTGGGGGGAGTGGGCCCCGGCGATGGGAGACCTTTGGTGGCACCCCCTTGAGGGCGGGCCACAGTTCCGGACCCGCGCCGGGAGCATGGGTACCCATGCCTTCGGAGATGGCTACGGCGCCGTTCGAATTGGGAAAAAGGCCGCGGGCCGGTCCCTGGACGGCCAGGTCCACGACGGATATCCCGTGGTGACCCCGTGA